The genome window GCATGATGCTCGCGGCGACCGGATTCGTCCACAAGCCGGAGAACATCGGCATCGTGGCCGCCACGGGATGCAACACCGTGTACGGCTCCACCTATCCCTACAACCCCTATCTCGTGCCGTGGACCAACTCGCTGTTCGAGAACGCGCCGGCGGACGCCATGGGCATTCGGGCGCGCTGGAACCAGCTCGGGTGGGAGTACAAGAAGCTCTGGGTGATCGGCGGCGACGGCGCGATGTACGACATCGGCTTCCAGAGTCTCAGCCGCATGCTGACCAGCGGCATGGATATCAACGTTCTGGTGCTCGACACCCAGGTCTACTCGAACACCGGCGGCCAGGCCTCGACCGCGTCGTTTCCGGCCCAGGACGCCAAAATGGCGGCCTTCGGCGCCGCGCAGCGCGGCAAGCGAGAGCGGCGCAAGGAGCTCGCCGAGATCTGCCTCGTGCATCCCGACGTTTACGTGGCGCAGACCACCGCCGCCCACATCAACCACTTCTACAGAGCGGTGATGGAGGCGAACGAGTATCCGGGGCCTGCGGTGATCAACGTCTACACCACCTGCCAGCCCGAGCACGGGGTGCCGGACTGCAATTCCGCGCGCCAGGCGAAGCTCGCCGTGGAGTCGCGCGCCTTTCCGCTTTTCATCTACGACCCGCGCAAGGGCGAGAAAATCCGGGAGCGGTTGAGCCTGGTCGGAAACCCGGCGCAAAAGGAGGACTGGTGGACGCCGCCCCGGAGCGAGAAGCCGCTCACTTTCCTCGACTTCGCACGCACGGAAGGGCGGTTCGCCAAGCACTGGGACAGCGAAGGAAATCCCTCGCCGGAGCTGCTCGAAGCCCAGGCGGAGCGGCTGCGGAACTGGCGCATGCTGCAGGAGCTGGCCGGGCTGCGCTGAGGCGAAGGGAAGCGAGCGGACGGAGACGATGAGAAGGGCCCCCACCTATCTCGTACCGATCGATTTCTCCCCGAATTCGGAAAAGGCGCTCGACTACGCGCTCTCGATGGCGCGCGAGCGGGGCGCCAAGGTGGTCGTGCTTCACGTCGTCCAGGGGGAGCTCGTCTACCCGCCGATGGGCGGGACCTTCGACTTCTACGGCCTGCTCGAGCGCGACGCCCGCGAGAGCTTCAGGCGGCTCGCGGCGCGCAAGCGCCTGGCGCCCGACGACTGCCGATTCGTGCTCGTGCGCGGCACCGACTTCGCCCGGGTCATCGCCGAGCAGGCGAGAAAGCTGCGGGCCGAGCTGATCATCATGGGAAGCCACGGCCGGACCGGCTTGCAGCGGCTGATGCTCGGGAGCGTCGCCGAGCGCACGCTCCGCTACGCGCGCTGCCCGGTGCTCGTCGTCAAGCGCTGAGGGGTCTCGCTAGAGCGCCGCCACGATCAGCCGCGCGCCGACCAGGGCGAGGGCCGCCGAGAGGCTGCGGATGATCCAGTCGGCGTGGATGCGCTGCGACAGGCGGGCGCCGAACTGCGCTCCCAGGACGGCGCCGACCGAGAGCGCGAGGACGCGGCGGATCCCCTGCTGGAAGAGCCCCGCCAGGACATGGGTGGCGCTGCCGGTGAGCGCCGTGATCGTGAGAACGAACAACGACGTGGCGGTCGCGACGTGGACGGGAAAGCCCAGCAGGTAGACGAGCGCGGGCACGTAGAGAAAGCCGCCGCCGATTCCCAGGAAGCTGGACAGGAAACCAAACACCGTGCTCAAGGCCGCCCCCAGGGCCAGCGTTGCGGGCCTCATGTCGGCGATCGCGCCCGCCCGGGGCTGGGCTTGCGCGATCCGCGCGGCCGCTCTTTTCCCCGTGCTGGCGGCGGAGAGGACCGCGACCAGAACCAGCAGCGAGCCGAAAAGAAGGTCGAACCAGCTCCGGCCGACCGCCGTGGTCGCCAGCGCCCCGGCGACCGCGCCCGGCATCGTCGCCAGCGCGAAGATCAGGCCCGAGCTGTAGGCGATGCGCTTCGATCTCGCGTATACCAGCGTGCCCGAGAGGGCGTTGAAAAAGACCACCGCGAGGGAGATGCTGGTGATCGTTTCCGGCGGGTCGTCCGGGTAGAGGAGAAGGAGGGCCGGAGCCAGCACGAATCCGCCTCCGGCCCCGATCAGGGCGCCGTAGCCCCCCGCGAAAAATCCCAGCGGCACCAGAGAAAGCAACTCCCAGTACGAGGCCATCCGCTTTTTTTAACACAGGGGCGCTCCGGTGTATACGGTTTCGGGCTGGCTAGGCCGAGACGCGGATTCTCGCGTCCACGACCAGACACCCCCGCCCGGGCGGGAGGGCGATCACGGGGTTCAGGTCGAGCTCCGCGATCTCCGGAACCTCTTCGACCAGCCGCGAAACGCGCAGCAGGAGCTCCTCGAGGGCGGCGATGTCCGCAGGCGGATGGCCGCGATAGCCCTGGAGCAGCCGAAAGCCGCGGATGGCGCGCACCATTTCGCTGGCGTCGCGATCCGTGATCGGCGTGAGGCGGAAGCAGACGTCCTTCAGAATCTCGACGTGGATGCCGCCGAGGCCGAATGCGAGGAGCGGGCCGAACAGCGGGTCCTGGGAGACCCCGATCATGACCTCGACGCCTCCGGTAATCATCGGCTGGATGAGAACGCCGTCCATTGCGTCGAGCTTTTTGCTCGCCGCTAGGCGATCCCGCAGGTCGTCGAAGGCGGCGCGGACGGCGGGCGCGTCCCGGAGATTCAAATAGACGCCGCCGACCTCGGTCTTGTGGACGATCGTGCGGGAGGCGAGCTTGAGCGCGACCGGGAACCCGATCTCGGCGGCGACGCGCTCGGCCTCCTCGGCGTCCCGGGCGATCGCCCCGGGGGAGAGAGGCAGCCTCAGGGCCGCGAGCACCGCTCGGGTCTCTTCGGCCGAGAGCCAGCAGGGCCCGCCGCGCCCCGCCGCGCTCCGGCAAACGCGCTGCGCCTCCCGCGGATCGATGTCCTCGAAATCGGGAATCACGCCTTCGGGCTGGCGGCGCCATTCGGAGTATTTGGCGAGCCGCCCGAGTGCCCGGGCGGCGTTCTCAGGGAACGGATAGTTCGGCAGCCGCTCGCCGTCCATGGAGAGCGGCCGGCGGCGGATCTCCTCGCCCATCACGCAGGCGAGGACGGTTTTGCCGGCGCCCTTGCCGGCGCGACTCTCGCGCACGCCGGCACAGATGGCCGCGGTGATCGACTCCAGCGAGGCGAGGCCGGCGTCGATCGTGAGCACGATCAAAGCGTCGATCTCCTCGGCGCCCAACAGGATCTCGGTCGCCTTGCGAAACTCCTCGGCCCCGGCCGACGCGATCATGTCGACCGGATTGGCCACGGCGGCGGTGGGCGGAAGGAAGCTGGCGAGCCGCTCGCGTGTCGCCGGCTGCAGGGGCTCGACGGCGAGCCCGTTCGCTTCGCAGCTGTCGGCGCAAAGGATTCCAAGCCCTCCGGCGTTGGTGAGGATCCCGACGCGGCGGCCGGGCGGCAGCGGCTGAGCGTCGAGCGCCGCGGCGACGTCGAACATCTCGTCGATGGTGTCGACGCGGATCACGCCCGCCTGATGGCAGAGAGCGTCGACGGCGACCTCGCTGGCGGCCAGGGCGGCCGTGTGTGAGCTGGCGGCGCGGAGCCCGGCGCCGGTTCTGCCGGCCTTCAACGCGACGATCGGCTTGTGGCGCCCCACCCGCCGGGCGATGCGGGCGAACCGGCGCGGGTTGCCGAACGATTCGAGGTAAAGCAGGATCACCGCGGTCTGGGGATCCTCGTCCCAGTACTGGAGCAGGTCGTTGCCGGAAACGTCCGCCTTGTTGCCCACGCTGATGAACTTGGAGAGCCCGAGGCCGCGCTCGCGCGCCAGCGTGATGATGGCGAGGCCGAGCGCGCCGCTCTGCGAGGAGAAAGCCACGCGGCCGGCGGGCGGGAAGATGGGCGAGAACGACGCGTTGAGACGCACGGCGGGATCGGTGTTCATCAGCCCGAGGCAGTTCGGGCCGACCAGGCGCATGCCGTAGCCGCGGACCTTTTCGACGAGCTGCTCCTGGAGGCGGGCGCCCTCGCGGCCGATCTCGGCGAAGCCGGCGCTGATCACCAGCGCCGCCCTGACGCCGCGGGCGGCGCAGTCGTCGATCACGCCGAGCACGGCTTGGGCCGGCACCGTGATGATCGCGAGGTCGGGGGCTTCGGGCAGCTCTCGAACCGACGGGTAGACCTTGCGCGACCCGATGAAGTCGGCGGTGGGGTTCACCAGGTAGACCGAGCCCCGGAAGCCCGCGGCCTCGATCGCCTTGAGGATCCGGTCCCCGATCGACCCGGGCTTGCGCGAGGCGCCGACGAGCACCACCGAGCGCGGCTGGAAGAACGGCCGGAGCGACGCCGTGGTCGAGACCCGGTCGCGCAGCTCCGCGCGCATGACGCTGGTCTCGGTCGGGACGAGCGAGAGATCGATCTCGACGTAGCCCTGGTCCATGCGGGTGCGGCACTCGAATCCCGAGTCGCGGAAAACGTCCAGCATCGCCTTGTTCTCGTGCATCGTGACGGCCCAGAGGCGGCGAAACCCGTTCGCCGCCGCGAGAAGCGCGAGCCGCTCGAGCAGGAGCGAGCCGATCCCCTTTCCCTGCAGGCGGTCGTCGACCGCCATCGCGACCTCTGCGGTCGCCTCGTCGCGAGCGGCATAGGTGCCCGCTGCGACGATCCTTTGCCGGTCGCCGGCCGCTCGCGTGACCACCAGCGTAAGGCGCTTGTCGGGAGCCGAGTTGTCGCAAAAGGTCTCGATGACTTTCTCCGCCGGCTCGGAGGCCGAAAAGAAGCGATAAACTCTCGAGCGGTTGGAGAGGCCGGCGAAGAATTCGGCGAGACCGGGCTTGTCCTCGGGACGGGCGATGCGCAGTGAAGCCGTGGTGCCGTCCCGCAGGATCAGTCGGCCGCCTTCCGGGGCATCCTGGGAAGGGACCGGAACATAGCGGGGGCGCAGGGGACGCATGAGATTCAGTCTCGCCGATTGCGTCGAGTTTCAACCGGTGACAGGTCCAGAGTCCAAGGTCCCGGGTCCGAGTTTGAAAACACGAGACTGTGGCGGTTGGACTCCAGACCCGATCAAGCCTGCTTGCTTTCGGTTTCGGCTTCGCCGTCGTGCCCGGCGACGAACCGCTTCAAGCCGACCGCCATCTCCCTCAGCCGGGCGCTCGTGCGCCGATTGACCTCGTCGGCGCCTTCGGGTCCCATCCCCGTGAGGACGGCCAGCCCCTCGTCCACGGTGCGCACCGGGTAGATGTGAAAACGCCCCTCCGCGACCGCGGCTACCACGTCCGCGCGCAGAACGAGATGGCGCACGTTGGCCTCGGGGATGATCACTCCCTGCCTGCCGGTCAGGCCCACGACCCGGCAGACGTCGTAAAAGCCTTCGATCTTCTCGTTGGCCCCCCCGATCGCCTGTACTTCCCCCCACTGGTTGACCGAACCCGTGACGGCGATGTCCTGGCGCAAGGGCACGCCGGAGAGGCGCGACAGGAGCGCGTAGAGCTCGGTCGAGGAGGCGCTGTCCCCCTCGACGCCGGAGTAGGACTGCTCGAAGCAAAGGCTCGCCGAAAGCGTCAGCGGTTGCTCCTGGCCGAAGCGGTTGCGCAGGTAACCGGCGAGGATCAGCACGCCCTTGTCGTGGATGCTGCCGCTCAGGCGCGACTCGCGCTCGATATTGATGATGCCGGCCTGGCCCATGCCGACGCTGGCGGTGACGCGACTCGGCCGGCCGAAAGCGTACTCGCCGATCTCCACCACGGACAGCCCGTTGATCTGGCCGATTTTCTTTCCGTCGATGTCGACCAGAATGGTGCCGTTGGCGATCAGCTCGCGGATGCGTTCCTCCAGGCGGTTGGAGCGGAAGATCCGGCTCTGGATCGCCTGTTCCACGTCCCGCGTCGACACCAGCTGCCGGTCCTCCTTGCGGGCCCAGAAGGCGGCCTCGCGGACCAGGTCGGTCACGTGGGCGCGCGACGCCAGCACCTTGCCGCGGTCGCCGGCCGCGCGGGAGCCGAACTCGATCAGCCGCTCGACCGCGCCGCGGTCCAGGTGGGGCAGCCCTTCTTCCCGGCAGAGGTCGGCGGCCCATTGCGCGTAGGCGAGCTGGTGGTCGGGATCGCGCTCCATGATCGGGTCGAAATCGGCCCTCACCTTGAAGATCTCGTGGAACTCCTCGTCCCAGTTGTACAGGAGGTGGTAGAGAAAGGAGCTGCCGAGGACGATGACCTTGGTGTTGACCTCGACCGGCTCGGGCTTCAGCCCCGAGGCGGAAAACAGGGCGAACGGCTCGTAGGTTTCCATCTCGATGCGGCCGCTCCGCAGCGTGCGCTTGAGCACTTTCCAGACCGCGGGCTCCATCAGCGCGTCCTCGAGGCTGAAGATCAGATAGCCTCCGTGCGCGCGCAGGAACGAGCCGGACTTGATGCGGGTGAAGTTGGTCACCACGCGGCCGAAGCGGTCGACCACGCGCTCGATCGTGCCGAACAGGTTGAGATACGTGGGCGCGCTCTCGACGATGACCGGAGCCCCCCGCGTCGCGCCGTTGTCCACGACGACGTTGACCTCGTATTCCAGAAACGGGTCGCGCTCGCGCGGCAGGGGGAGGAATGGCAGCGGGATGATCGAAACCGGCGATTCCTTGAATTCGTCGAGGTTGTTGAGGGCGTGCTCCTCGACCTCGCGGAGGTAGAGGTCCACTTCCTCGTTCTGGATCTCGTCGCGAATGCGCGACAGGATCGGGCGCAACAGGCGCTCGCAGAAACGGCGCTCGACTTCGCGGATGTCGTCTTCCATTTCGCGCATCAGCTCCTGCTGCTTGCGCGCCAGCCGCTCCATTTCCGCCGCCAGCTCCTGTTGCTGGCGTTCGACCTCGCGCCGCTCCTCGTCCGAGAGCTCGGCGTAGTCCTGCGGTTTCTGCAGGGGCTTCCCGCGGACCAGGGGGACGAAGTAGAGGTGCCCGCGCGGGCCGGGCTGGATGACGAATCCCTTCGAGCGCGCCAGCTCGGCGAACTGCTCGTTCAGCTCCTGGGCGCGGTTGGTGTACTTCTCGGTGAGCAGCGACTTTTCCTTGTCGAAGGCCTCCTGGCGAAAGGCCTTGGGCACCTCTTCCCGGAGCGTCTTTACCAGGTCCCGCATCAACAGCTTGAGGCGGTTCCCCTGGCCGGGCTTGAGGTAGATCGCCCGCGGCTCGTCGGGTTGCTTGAAGTTGTGGACATAAACCCAGTCTCCTGGGGTGGGCGCCTTGCCCGCACGCTCGGCCACCCAGCGCTTGAGAGGCTCCAGCTTGTCCGCACCGGCAAGGCCGGAGACGAAGATGTTGTAACCGGTCGCCGAAACGCCGAGACCCAGCTCCAGAGCGGCGAGCGCCCGGTCCTGCCCCACGAACGCGGCGGCCGGCCCCATCTCGCTCGTCGAAGCGAAGTCGAGCTTCATGTCGGCCACGAATCTGAGCTCCTCGGCCGTAAGCTCCCGCGGCTCCGGGCGTCCGCTCGACATCCAGCTCGGTTCTGAAGGGGTACTCGTTGCTTTGCTCATGCCTGATCCTTTTTACGCCGGGCCTTGGGTAAGGTAATGCGCAGCACTCCGTCCTTGAACTCGGCCTCGATACCGTCGCGGTCGACCGACTCCGGGAGCCGGATCCGCCGCATGAAATAGCCGGAAGAACGCTCCATCGCGTGGAACCGCCCGCTCTGGCGACTCGTCTCCAGCGACCTCCATCCCTGAAGGACCAGGTCGCCGTCCTCCACCTCCACCTTGACGTCGCCGGCTTTGACGCCGGGGAGATCGGCTTCGAGAACGAACGCGGCTGCCGTTTCGAAGAGGTCGACCGACGGCTGCCAACCTCGTATCTCGCGGCAGAATCCCCAGGGGCGGTGGATCATCTCGTCGAACAAGCGCTCCACCTCCTGCGAGACGTGCATCGGAAACGAGACGGGCTCGTTACGCTTCTTTGCCATCGCCCGAATCTCCGGACCGCGAACGCGCGAAACGCGCGAGGACGATTCTTTCCGCTTCGAGCCAGTCGTCCAGGTCGTGACCGTGCTGTTTACCGCGGCTCAAATAGATCTCGTAAGCGAGCCGGGCGATGAGCGGCCGAAGGTCGGCGCGAGGAGGCGAGGAAGGAAGCGGCTCTTGTTCCACCACCCCGGGCAGGCCACGAAGACTCTGATCTCCGACGGTCGCCTCCGGCGGGTATTCGCCGTTATCGTTCTGGGTCATGGCTTTCCCCGATTCACGAACGAACGCAAGCGTTTGTTGCGGAAACATTCGCAACCATTATGCCAGGACAGCCGCTCGACACTCGCGATTTTCCGGGGCTTTTGCCGCTGAATTCTGGCTCGTTCCCGCCGGTGCAAAGACCCGGCCGGGCGGGCCGCAGAGATGAGAAGACAGAGCCTTGGAAATGTTTCGTGGCATAGCGCTTGCAGTCCACTCACTCAGAAGGAGCGATCGATGAGCGAGATCTATCCGGCTTTGCCGGAAGACACCGGCCTTGCCGAAGAATATTTCGACACGCTACGCCGGGCCCAGTACCTGGAGCCGGAAAAGGCCCTGCTTCATGCGATTCTCAAGGACGCCATCGACGCTTATCTCAAGTGCAGCTCGGCGCGCGACCGCGCCGGGAAAGAGCGCTTCGCCGAAGCGGAACGGTGGATCATGGACACTTCCGACACCTGGATCTTCTCTTTCCAGAACGTCTGCGAGCTGCTCGGTCTCGATCCCGGGTACATCCGGCGCGGTCTGCGGGAGCTCAAAGAAAAGCCCCTGGAGAAAAGAAAGCGCCGTCGAAAGTGGGCTGAGGGCCCGGGACAATAGGAGTCCCGGATTTCCGGTTCCCGGTTTTCACTTCCCGCTGTTGAGCCTGCGACCTGATTCGCGGCGACACGGCTGGCCCGGCGCGCGCCAGCGTTATACTCCGCCTGCATAGTTTCGAGCTCACCGATAAACCGCCACCGCATCGCGGGTTTCCCAGGCTTCGAGCCGCCTCATCGGGCGGCGATGCGGACCGTGCTCGCCTGCGGCCCTTTCTCTCCCGGCTCCTCGTGAAAGTAGACGGGCGTGCCGACCTTCAGCCGGTCGAACCCCGGAGGCAGGACCGAGTTTCTGTGAAAGTAGATCTCGCGCCCGTCGGCGGACTCCAGAAAACCGTAATCTTCTTCGGGGAAGAGCTTCACGACCACCGCGCGGGGCGGCGGCTCGTGGCGCTTGACCTTTCCCCGCTGCCGCCGGGCGAAGTCCTGGAGCTTGCGCGCGGCGGCATTGAACGCGTCGCGAATCGCCACGTACGGATCTTCGTGCGCCGCCTCCCGGGTCGGCTCGCGGCATTCGGCGAGCTCCTTTTCCGGCGGCTCGAGAGGCTCGGGCTTTTCGGCCTCGAGGTGGGTGGGCTCTCTGTTGACGACCAGCTCTCCCCCGGGAACGGTGAGGTCGATGCGCACCAGGTAGGCTTTGCCCTTGTGGTGACGGCGGTGCGGCGCCTCGACAACGACGCGGCATCCCATGATCCTGTCGTAAAAAGATTCGAGCTTTGCAGCTTTCTCCCTTATGTGGCTCTCGATCGCCTCCGAAGGAGGCATGTTGCGGAAGGTGATCTGCAAAGGAATTTTCATCTTCTTCCCCCCGGTTGTATCTGCCCGAAAAACCGGCAAGAGACGTGCCAGCGACAGCTCCCGGGAACTTGGAGCAAGTGTTTGAAATCGCGCAGCCGGTGTGCTCCCGGCACTACCGGGCAGCACTCCATTCTCATCGCTGAGAAGGGGAGACGCAAAGCTTCGCAGAGCTGCGCACAACGAGCTCTCTTCGACCTGTCTGCCGCGGGCCCGGTAAGCGAAAAATCGGCCATGCCCGGCCGTTCGAAGCAGGCATGATTATTGCCGCTCATCCCGGGTATCGTTCAGAAAAACCGAAGGAAGGAGATTTGGTATGCCGATCCTAAAGAAACTGAAGGATTTCCTGGACGAAGCGAAGGTCTCGTACGAGGTCTACAACCACCCGCTTGCGTACACGGCTCAGGAGATTGCGGCAAAGCAGCACTTTTCCGGAGATCAGATGGCCAAGGTCGTGATGCTGAAAGCCGACGGCGAGCTGGTGATGGCGGTGATCATGGGGAGCCAAAAAGTCAGCCTGAGCACGGCGCGTGAAAGCCTGGGCGCGCGCGAGGTGCAGCTGGCCACGGAAGACGAATTCGCGTCGCGCTTCCCCAACTGCGAGATCGGCGCGATGCCCCCGTTCGGCAATCTTTTCGGCATCCCGGTCTACGTCGACCCGGCCCTCCAAGAGGACGAGTTCATCTACTTCAACGCGGGAAACCACGTCCAGACGGTGAGGATGAGATACAAGGATTTCGAGAGCCTGGTCCATCCGAAAATCGTTCGCCTGACAGAGCCCCGCAAGCGCAAGGCCGCCTAGTTTCTCTCCGCCACGGGATTCGAGTGTACTGCCGCGTCATAGCATGCGACTTCGACGGCACCGGAGCCACCGACGGACGGCTCGCTCCGGAGCTGCTCGCCGCCCTCGAAGCCGCGCGGATGCAGGGGGTCGCGAGAATCCTCGTCACCGGGCGGGTCCTCGAGGAGATCGAGAGCGCGTGCGAGCAGACGTTACCCTTCGACGCGGTCGTCGCCGAAAACGGCGCGATCGTGTGGCTCTGCCGCCAGCAGCGCACGATTCAGCTGGGAGAGCCGCCGCCGGACCGCTTTCTGGGCCAGCTCAGAGCCAGGGGGGTGCCGTTCCACACCGGGACGGTCATCGTCGGCACGTGGGAGCACCACACAACCCAGCTTCTCGATCTCATCCGCCGCTTCGGCCTGGACGGGCAGCTCATCTTCAATCGCGGCGCGCTCATGCTGCTCCCGAGCGGCGTCAATAAGGCGGTCGGCGTGCGGCGCGCGCTCGAAGAGCTGGCGCGTTCGGAGCACAACCTGATCGCGTTCGGTGATGCGGAAAACGACATCCCGTTGCTGCTGGCGGCGGAGCTGGGGGTGGCGGCGCGCGGCGCGGTTGCCTCGGTCACGGCGATGGCGGACGACCACCTCTCGCAACCGGGAGGAGCCGGAGTGGCGTTTTATATCCGCCGCCTGTTGAGCAACGGATGCACGGCGCCCACGCCCCGGCGCCACCGCATCGCCATCGGCAACACGCCGGACGGCGATCCGGTCCTCTTTCCCGCTTCGGGCGTGAACATGGTGATCAGCGGCGATCCCCGGTCGGGAAAGTCGTGGCTGGCCGGGCTGCTGGCGGAGCGTCTGATCGAGCGGGATTACCGGCTCTGCGTCATCGATCCGGAAGGCGATTATCTCGCGCTCGGGCAGCTCGGGAAGGTGCTGACCCTGGGGCGCGAGCTGCCGCTCCCTGCGGCGGCGGCGATCCCGAAGGTCCTGGCGCACCAGCGTTTGAGCGTCGTCGTCAACCTCTCGGCGCTGCCGCTGCGCGAGCAGCAGAAATACGTCGAGGAGCTGCTCGGCGCGCTCGCGGCCGCCCGCGAAACGACAGGCGTTCCACACTGGGTGTTGATCGACGAGGCGCATTACTTCTTCGCGGACGGCGGCTGCTCGCGGCAGCTTTCGA of Candidatus Zixiibacteriota bacterium contains these proteins:
- a CDS encoding thiamine pyrophosphate-dependent enzyme, with protein sequence MTTEPEAVFNPLEAEAQEEVAVPGIKPAGTAMETHEATYADSRVIELDLDRYVDDFNRRVIGAYQEGRGSAELPADLGVARSLIPPGTGALRDFSYIAPEIPRFIRERCVGCMTCVTECPDTAILAKAVPASAVEQALQRIEDPAEREWTASHWARTRKYYDVPEKKGDEGALFGIFIDPTKCKGCAECVQVCEALDYRALEMVPKDSGSLPRYRAAFNFFRTIGPTPRKYINERALADFMLDEESSLLYVGGAGSCMGCGEATAIRMMLAATGFVHKPENIGIVAATGCNTVYGSTYPYNPYLVPWTNSLFENAPADAMGIRARWNQLGWEYKKLWVIGGDGAMYDIGFQSLSRMLTSGMDINVLVLDTQVYSNTGGQASTASFPAQDAKMAAFGAAQRGKRERRKELAEICLVHPDVYVAQTTAAHINHFYRAVMEANEYPGPAVINVYTTCQPEHGVPDCNSARQAKLAVESRAFPLFIYDPRKGEKIRERLSLVGNPAQKEDWWTPPRSEKPLTFLDFARTEGRFAKHWDSEGNPSPELLEAQAERLRNWRMLQELAGLR
- a CDS encoding universal stress protein, with protein sequence MRRAPTYLVPIDFSPNSEKALDYALSMARERGAKVVVLHVVQGELVYPPMGGTFDFYGLLERDARESFRRLAARKRLAPDDCRFVLVRGTDFARVIAEQARKLRAELIIMGSHGRTGLQRLMLGSVAERTLRYARCPVLVVKR
- a CDS encoding sulfite exporter TauE/SafE family protein; this translates as MASYWELLSLVPLGFFAGGYGALIGAGGGFVLAPALLLLYPDDPPETITSISLAVVFFNALSGTLVYARSKRIAYSSGLIFALATMPGAVAGALATTAVGRSWFDLLFGSLLVLVAVLSAASTGKRAAARIAQAQPRAGAIADMRPATLALGAALSTVFGFLSSFLGIGGGFLYVPALVYLLGFPVHVATATSLFVLTITALTGSATHVLAGLFQQGIRRVLALSVGAVLGAQFGARLSQRIHADWIIRSLSAALALVGARLIVAAL
- a CDS encoding GNAT family N-acetyltransferase, producing MRPLRPRYVPVPSQDAPEGGRLILRDGTTASLRIARPEDKPGLAEFFAGLSNRSRVYRFFSASEPAEKVIETFCDNSAPDKRLTLVVTRAAGDRQRIVAAGTYAARDEATAEVAMAVDDRLQGKGIGSLLLERLALLAAANGFRRLWAVTMHENKAMLDVFRDSGFECRTRMDQGYVEIDLSLVPTETSVMRAELRDRVSTTASLRPFFQPRSVVLVGASRKPGSIGDRILKAIEAAGFRGSVYLVNPTADFIGSRKVYPSVRELPEAPDLAIITVPAQAVLGVIDDCAARGVRAALVISAGFAEIGREGARLQEQLVEKVRGYGMRLVGPNCLGLMNTDPAVRLNASFSPIFPPAGRVAFSSQSGALGLAIITLARERGLGLSKFISVGNKADVSGNDLLQYWDEDPQTAVILLYLESFGNPRRFARIARRVGRHKPIVALKAGRTGAGLRAASSHTAALAASEVAVDALCHQAGVIRVDTIDEMFDVAAALDAQPLPPGRRVGILTNAGGLGILCADSCEANGLAVEPLQPATRERLASFLPPTAAVANPVDMIASAGAEEFRKATEILLGAEEIDALIVLTIDAGLASLESITAAICAGVRESRAGKGAGKTVLACVMGEEIRRRPLSMDGERLPNYPFPENAARALGRLAKYSEWRRQPEGVIPDFEDIDPREAQRVCRSAAGRGGPCWLSAEETRAVLAALRLPLSPGAIARDAEEAERVAAEIGFPVALKLASRTIVHKTEVGGVYLNLRDAPAVRAAFDDLRDRLAASKKLDAMDGVLIQPMITGGVEVMIGVSQDPLFGPLLAFGLGGIHVEILKDVCFRLTPITDRDASEMVRAIRGFRLLQGYRGHPPADIAALEELLLRVSRLVEEVPEIAELDLNPVIALPPGRGCLVVDARIRVSA
- a CDS encoding ATP-binding protein, with the translated sequence MSKATSTPSEPSWMSSGRPEPRELTAEELRFVADMKLDFASTSEMGPAAAFVGQDRALAALELGLGVSATGYNIFVSGLAGADKLEPLKRWVAERAGKAPTPGDWVYVHNFKQPDEPRAIYLKPGQGNRLKLLMRDLVKTLREEVPKAFRQEAFDKEKSLLTEKYTNRAQELNEQFAELARSKGFVIQPGPRGHLYFVPLVRGKPLQKPQDYAELSDEERREVERQQQELAAEMERLARKQQELMREMEDDIREVERRFCERLLRPILSRIRDEIQNEEVDLYLREVEEHALNNLDEFKESPVSIIPLPFLPLPRERDPFLEYEVNVVVDNGATRGAPVIVESAPTYLNLFGTIERVVDRFGRVVTNFTRIKSGSFLRAHGGYLIFSLEDALMEPAVWKVLKRTLRSGRIEMETYEPFALFSASGLKPEPVEVNTKVIVLGSSFLYHLLYNWDEEFHEIFKVRADFDPIMERDPDHQLAYAQWAADLCREEGLPHLDRGAVERLIEFGSRAAGDRGKVLASRAHVTDLVREAAFWARKEDRQLVSTRDVEQAIQSRIFRSNRLEERIRELIANGTILVDIDGKKIGQINGLSVVEIGEYAFGRPSRVTASVGMGQAGIINIERESRLSGSIHDKGVLILAGYLRNRFGQEQPLTLSASLCFEQSYSGVEGDSASSTELYALLSRLSGVPLRQDIAVTGSVNQWGEVQAIGGANEKIEGFYDVCRVVGLTGRQGVIIPEANVRHLVLRADVVAAVAEGRFHIYPVRTVDEGLAVLTGMGPEGADEVNRRTSARLREMAVGLKRFVAGHDGEAETESKQA
- a CDS encoding Hsp20/alpha crystallin family protein — translated: MAKKRNEPVSFPMHVSQEVERLFDEMIHRPWGFCREIRGWQPSVDLFETAAAFVLEADLPGVKAGDVKVEVEDGDLVLQGWRSLETSRQSGRFHAMERSSGYFMRRIRLPESVDRDGIEAEFKDGVLRITLPKARRKKDQA
- a CDS encoding DUF2934 domain-containing protein, with the protein product MTQNDNGEYPPEATVGDQSLRGLPGVVEQEPLPSSPPRADLRPLIARLAYEIYLSRGKQHGHDLDDWLEAERIVLARFARSRSGDSGDGKEA
- a CDS encoding HPF/RaiA family ribosome-associated protein, giving the protein MKIPLQITFRNMPPSEAIESHIREKAAKLESFYDRIMGCRVVVEAPHRRHHKGKAYLVRIDLTVPGGELVVNREPTHLEAEKPEPLEPPEKELAECREPTREAAHEDPYVAIRDAFNAAARKLQDFARRQRGKVKRHEPPPRAVVVKLFPEEDYGFLESADGREIYFHRNSVLPPGFDRLKVGTPVYFHEEPGEKGPQASTVRIAAR
- a CDS encoding YbaK/EbsC family protein, coding for MPILKKLKDFLDEAKVSYEVYNHPLAYTAQEIAAKQHFSGDQMAKVVMLKADGELVMAVIMGSQKVSLSTARESLGAREVQLATEDEFASRFPNCEIGAMPPFGNLFGIPVYVDPALQEDEFIYFNAGNHVQTVRMRYKDFESLVHPKIVRLTEPRKRKAA